A window of the Lolium perenne isolate Kyuss_39 chromosome 7, Kyuss_2.0, whole genome shotgun sequence genome harbors these coding sequences:
- the LOC127317513 gene encoding xyloglucan O-acetyltransferase 2-like: MVTNFPQPHHHQTTHFSLPKKQFLTYALYALLPLALLHYLLFNPLAEPKPAALVREAAATVVPSQPGHASANAHEELPPPPPPDQGDEVVLGEMQAGEVSATASPPPCDYSEGEWVPDARAPLYNGTSCGTIKDGQNCMAHGRPDTGYLHWRWRPRGCDLPAFSPEAFLRWLRNRHLAFVGDSLARNQGESLLCLLASRSRPDLVYRDGEENKFRRWVFRDHNATVSIFWSPLLVKVAEKAERAGVRHNNVFLDAFDERWMSQLGALDAVVLSVGHWFLIPGIYHDGGEVVGCHDCADLNRTETAFFGVFKEIVHRTLAEVARRHGNDRKVVAFTTFSPAHFEGDWDKAGACPKKEPYKDGEKELGYTEMEMRKTVVEAVAAAASSAGALRFAALDVTKLANLRPDGHPGPYMRNDPFAGGMDARVQNDCVHWCMPGPIDTFNQILLQTISG; encoded by the exons ATGGTCACCAATTTCCCGCAGCCCCACCACCACCAGACCACCCACTTCTCCCTCCCCAAGAAGCAATTCCTCACCTACGCCCTCTACGCGCTCCTCCCTCTCGCGCTCCTCCATTACCTGCTCTTCAACCCGCTGGCCGAACCCAAGCCGGCCGCCCTCGTCCGAGAGGCGGCGGCGACCGTCGTGCCTTCCCAGCCTGGGCATGCATCGGCGAATGCGCATGAGGAGctgcctcctccaccgcctcccgaCCAAGGGGATGAAGTAGTATTGGGGGAAATGCAAG CCGGAGAAGTGTCGGCaaccgcgtcgccgccgccgtgcgaCTACTCCGAGGGCGAGTGGgtgccggacgcgcgggcgccgcTCTACAACGGGACGAGCTGCGGCACGATCAAGGACGGCCAGAACTGCATGGCGCACGGCCGGCCGGACACCGGGTACCTCCACTGGCGGTGGCGGCCGCGGGGGTGCGACCTCCCGGCCTTCTCCCCGGAGGCGTTCCTGCGCTGGCTCCGCAACAGGCACCTGGCCTTCGTGGGCGACTCCCTGGCGCGCAACCAGGGCGAGTCGCTGCTCTGCCTCCTCGCCTCCCGCTCCCGCCCGGACCTCGTGTACCGGGACGGCGAGGAGAACAAGTTCCGGCGGTGGGTCTTCCGCGACCACAACGCCACCGTGTCCATCTTCTGGTCGCCGCTCCTGGTCAAGGTCGCCGAGAAGGCGGAGCGCGCCGGCGTGCGCCACAACAACGTCTTCCTCGACGCGTTCGATGAGCGGTGGATGTCGCAGCTGGGCGCGCTGGACGCCGTCGTCCTGTCCGTGGGGCACTGGTTCCTGATCCCCGGCATCTACCACGACGGCGGCGAGGTCGTGGGCTGCCACGACTGCGCGGACCTGAACCGCACCGAGACGGCCTTCTTCGGCGTGTTCAAGGAGATCGTGCACCGGACGCTCGCCGAGGTGGCCCGGCGGCACGGCAACGACAGGAAGGTGGTCGCGTTCACCACGTTCTCGCCGGCGCACTTCGAGGGGGACTGGGACAAGGCCGGCGCCTGCCCCAAGAAAGAGCCGTACAAGGACGGCGAGAAGGAGCTGGGCTACACGGAGATGGAGATGAGGAAGACCGTCGTGGAGGCGGTGGCCGCGGCCGCGTCCAGCGCCGGCGCTCTGCGGTTCGCGGCGCTGGACGTGACGAAGCTGGCGAACCTGCGGCCCGACGGCCACCCCGGCCCGTACATGCGCAACGACCCGTTCGCCGGCGGCATGGACGCCCGGGTGCAGAACGACTGCGTGCACTGGTGCATGCCCGGCCCGATCGACACCTTCAACCAGATCCTGCTGCAGACCATCTCAGGGTGA